Proteins encoded within one genomic window of Tachysurus vachellii isolate PV-2020 chromosome 16, HZAU_Pvac_v1, whole genome shotgun sequence:
- the LOC132858923 gene encoding histone H3 produces the protein MARTKQTARKSTGGKAPRKQLATKAARKSAPATGGVKKPHRYRPGTVALREIRRYQKSTELLIRKLPFQRLVREIAQDFKTDLRFQSSAVMALQEASEAYLVGLFEDTNLCAIHAKRVTIMPKDIQLARRIRGERA, from the coding sequence ATGGCCAGAACCAAGCAGACCGCCCGTAAGTCCACTGGTGGCAAAGCGCCCAGGAAGCAACTCGCCACTAAGGCTGCTCGCAAGAGCGCCCCGGCTACCGGCGGCGTGAAGAAGCCTCACCGTTACAGGCCCGGCACCGTGGCTCTGAGGGAGATCCGCCGTTATCAGAAGTCTACTGAGCTGCTTATCCGCAAACTGCCCTTCCAGCGCCTGGTGAGAGAAATCGCTCAGGATTTCAAGACCGACTTGCGTTTCCAGAGCTCGGCCGTCATGGCCTTGCAGGAGGCTAGCGAGGCGTACCTGGTCGGTCTGTTCGAGGACACCAACCTGTGCGCCATTCACGCCAAGAGGGTGACCATCATGCCTAAGGACATTCAGCTGGCCCGCCGTATTCGCGGAGAGCGCGCTTAA
- the LOC132858930 gene encoding histone H2A-like: MSGRGKTGGKTRAKAKTRSSRAGLQFPVGRVHRLLRKGNYAQRVGAGAPVYLAAVLEYLTAEILELAGNAARDNKKTRIIPRHLQLAVRNDEELNKLLGGVTIAQGGVLPNIQAVLLPKKTEKAVKTK; encoded by the coding sequence ATGAGCGGAAGAGGCAAAACCGGCGGTAAAACTAGGGCTAAGGCCAAGACTCGTTCATCCAGGGCCGGACTGCAGTTCCCCGTGGGTCGTGTGCACAGGCTTCTGCGTAAAGGTAATTACGCCCAGCGCGTCGGTGCCGGCGCCCCGGTTTACTTGGCCGCCGTGCTCGAGTATCTGACCGCTGAGATTCTCGAGTTGGCTGGCAACGCCGCCCGTGACAACAAGAAGACCCGTATCATTCCCCGCCACCTGCAGCTCGCTGTGCGTAACGACGAGGAGCTGAACAAACTGCTCGGAGGAGTGACCATCGCTCAGGGAGGTGTACTGCCCAACATTCAGGCCGTGCTGCTGCCCAAGAAGACCGAGAAGGCCGTCAAGACCAAGTAA
- the LOC132858953 gene encoding histone H2B-like, with amino-acid sequence MPEPAKTAPKKGSKKAVTKTAAKGGKKRRKTRKESYAIYVYKVLKQVHPDTGISSKAMGIMNSFVNDIFERIAGESSRLAHYNKRSTITSREIQTAVRLLLPGELAKHAVSEGTKAVTKYTSSK; translated from the coding sequence ATGCCTGAACCAGCTAAGACCGCGCCCAAGAAGGGATCCAAGAAAGCCGTGACCAAGACGGCAGCTAAAGGCGGCAAGAAGCGCAGAAAGACCAGGAAGGAGAGTTACGCCATCTACGTGTACAAAGTCCTGAAGCAGGTGCACCCTGATACCGGTATCTCTTCTAAGGCCATGGGCATCATGAACTCGTTCGTCAACGATATTTTTGAGCGCATCGCCGGTGAGTCTTCTCGTCTGGCTCATTACAACAAGCgctccaccatcacctctaGGGAGATCCAGACTGCCGTGCGTCTGTTGCTTCCCGGAGAGTTGGCCAAGCACGCCGTGTCTGAGGGCACAAAGGCCGTCACCAAGTACACCAGCTCCAAGTAA
- the LOC132858907 gene encoding histone H1-like isoform X1, protein MAEVAPAPAAAPAKAPKKKAASRTKKTGPSVGELIVKAVSSSKERSGVSFAALKKALAAGGYDVEKNNSRVKLAVKGLVTKGTLVQTKGTGASGSFKLNKKQTEVKKPAKKAAPKATKAAAKKSAAAKKPKKVAAKKPAAKRSPKKTKKPVAAVKKATKSPKKAKKPASPKKAAKSPKKAKKPASPKKAAKRAKKTATPKKVKAVKPKAAKAKKAPKKK, encoded by the coding sequence atggctGAAGTCGCTCCCGCTCCCGCCGCCGCGCCGGCCAAAGCGCCCAAGAAGAAGGCAGCTTCGAGGACCAAGAAAACAGGCCCTAGCGTCGGCGAGCTCATCGTCAAAGCGGTTTCCTCGTCCAAGGAGAGGAGCGGCGTGTCTTTTGCCGCCCTGAAGAAAGCTTTGGCTGCCGGCGGATACGACGTGGAGAAGAACAACTCTCGCGTCAAGCTCGCCGTCAAGGGCCTCGTTACTAAAGGCACTCTGGTGCAGACCAAAGGGACCGGCGCGTCTGGATCTTTCAAGCTGAACAAGAAGCAGACCGAAGTTAAGAAGCCCGCAAAGAAAGCCGCGCCCAAAGCGACAAAGGCGGCCGCCAAAAAGTCCGCCGCGGCTAAGAAGCCCAAGAAAGTAGCGGCCAAGAAACCCGCAGCCAAAAGGTCTCCCAAGAAGACGAAGAAGCCCGTCGCTGCCGTCAAGAAAGCCACCAAAAGCCCCAAGAAGGCCAAAAAGCCGGCGAGCCCCAAGAAAGCAGCCAAGAGCCCCAAGAAGGCCAAAAAGCCGGCGAGCCCCAAGAAAGCAGCCAAGAGGGCCAAAAAGACGGCGACCCCCAAGAAGGTAAAGGCTGTAAAGCCCAAAGCGGCGAAGGCCAAAAAGGCTCCCAAGAAGAAGTAA
- the LOC132858907 gene encoding histone H1-like isoform X2, with translation MAEVAPAPAAAPAKAPKKKAASRTKKTGPSVGELIVKAVSSSKERSGVSFAALKKALAAGGYDVEKNNSRVKLAVKGLVTKGTLVQTKGTGASGSFKLNKKQTEVKKPAKKAAPKATKAAAKKSPKKTKKPVAAVKKATKSPKKAKKPASPKKAAKSPKKAKKPASPKKAAKRAKKTATPKKVKAVKPKAAKAKKAPKKK, from the exons atggctGAAGTCGCTCCCGCTCCCGCCGCCGCGCCGGCCAAAGCGCCCAAGAAGAAGGCAGCTTCGAGGACCAAGAAAACAGGCCCTAGCGTCGGCGAGCTCATCGTCAAAGCGGTTTCCTCGTCCAAGGAGAGGAGCGGCGTGTCTTTTGCCGCCCTGAAGAAAGCTTTGGCTGCCGGCGGATACGACGTGGAGAAGAACAACTCTCGCGTCAAGCTCGCCGTCAAGGGCCTCGTTACTAAAGGCACTCTGGTGCAGACCAAAGGGACCGGCGCGTCTGGATCTTTCAAGCTGAACAAGAAGCAGACCGAAGTTAAGAAGCCCGCAAAGAAAGCCGCGCCCAAAGCGACAAAGGCGGCCGCCAAAAA GTCTCCCAAGAAGACGAAGAAGCCCGTCGCTGCCGTCAAGAAAGCCACCAAAAGCCCCAAGAAGGCCAAAAAGCCGGCGAGCCCCAAGAAAGCAGCCAAGAGCCCCAAGAAGGCCAAAAAGCCGGCGAGCCCCAAGAAAGCAGCCAAGAGGGCCAAAAAGACGGCGACCCCCAAGAAGGTAAAGGCTGTAAAGCCCAAAGCGGCGAAGGCCAAAAAGGCTCCCAAGAAGAAGTAA